A stretch of Burkholderia sp. HI2500 DNA encodes these proteins:
- a CDS encoding inclusion body family protein, whose product MSRVTDVLVSFDTETILKKYPNPSKNPAAPTLIDWRYVYMVTNQDNVISGQAGGELDLKAQVGDLIRWRETSLSLGFENQVVFYKFVGNVGNELISTPTPRVAEASIPVPNTSKPEVPTCQKVANYYWSSECLKVGRVTYHFQFQIIDRNCQSQGCFSWDPFISIHN is encoded by the coding sequence ATGTCACGCGTCACTGATGTGCTCGTCTCTTTCGATACCGAAACCATTCTCAAAAAATATCCGAATCCCAGCAAGAACCCGGCCGCACCGACGCTGATCGATTGGCGCTATGTCTATATGGTGACCAACCAGGACAACGTCATCTCCGGGCAGGCAGGCGGCGAACTCGACCTGAAGGCGCAGGTCGGCGACCTGATCCGCTGGCGTGAAACGAGCCTGTCGCTGGGCTTCGAGAACCAGGTCGTGTTCTACAAGTTCGTCGGCAACGTCGGCAACGAACTGATCTCGACGCCGACACCGCGCGTCGCGGAAGCGTCCATTCCGGTGCCGAACACCAGCAAGCCCGAGGTGCCGACCTGCCAGAAGGTCGCGAACTACTACTGGTCGTCGGAGTGCCTGAAAGTCGGCCGCGTAACGTACCACTTCCAGTTCCAGATCATCGATCGCAACTGCCAGAGCCAGGGCTGCTTCTCCTGGGATCCGTTCATCTCGATCCATAACTGA
- a CDS encoding glycosyltransferase family 2 protein, protein MREPLYTPLISLVVPFYNEGEAVEHFFDVVIPLMTSIDAIRFEIVCVNDGSRDDTLDRLIRISTAERRVRVIDLTRNFGKEAALTAGLDEALGDAVIPLDADLQDPPGLIPVMIEHWRDGAEVVAAKRSNRACDSFAKRTAAAIYYRVHNLLSDVKLPENVGDFRLMDRKVVNALRNLPERHRFMKGLFAWVGYRTVIVEYQRDARSAGHSKFSGWKLWNFALEGITSFSTVPLRSWTYIGVGIATLAFLYGAFIIFRTLLFGNPVLGYASLISVTLFIGGIELIGIGVVGEYVGRIYDESKQRPVYLIRRRYQAHGKVIELPVARDARRQIARRRVQPTRARIGAR, encoded by the coding sequence ATGCGGGAACCACTCTATACACCGCTCATCTCGCTGGTCGTGCCGTTCTATAACGAAGGCGAGGCCGTTGAGCACTTCTTCGACGTCGTGATTCCGCTGATGACGTCCATCGATGCGATCCGTTTCGAGATCGTCTGCGTGAACGACGGCAGCCGCGACGACACGCTCGACCGGCTGATCCGGATCAGCACCGCCGAGCGGCGCGTGCGCGTGATCGACCTCACCCGCAACTTCGGCAAGGAAGCGGCGCTCACGGCCGGCCTCGACGAAGCGCTCGGCGACGCGGTGATCCCGCTCGACGCCGACCTGCAGGATCCGCCGGGCCTGATCCCCGTGATGATCGAGCACTGGCGCGACGGCGCGGAAGTCGTCGCGGCGAAGCGCAGCAACCGCGCGTGCGACTCGTTCGCGAAACGCACGGCGGCCGCGATCTACTATCGCGTGCACAACCTGCTGTCGGACGTGAAACTGCCGGAGAACGTCGGCGATTTCCGGCTGATGGACCGCAAGGTCGTGAACGCGCTGCGCAACCTGCCCGAGCGGCATCGCTTCATGAAGGGGCTGTTCGCGTGGGTCGGCTACCGCACCGTGATCGTCGAATACCAGCGCGACGCGCGCAGCGCCGGGCACTCGAAGTTCTCCGGCTGGAAACTGTGGAATTTCGCGCTGGAAGGCATCACCAGCTTCAGCACCGTGCCGCTGCGCAGCTGGACCTACATCGGCGTCGGCATCGCCACGCTCGCGTTCCTGTACGGCGCGTTCATCATCTTCCGCACGCTGCTGTTCGGCAATCCGGTGCTCGGCTACGCATCGCTGATCTCGGTCACGCTGTTCATCGGCGGGATCGAGCTCATCGGGATCGGTGTCGTCGGCGAATACGTCGGGCGAATCTACGACGAGTCGAAGCAGCGGCCCGTCTACCTGATCCGCCGCCGCTACCAGGCGCACGGCAAGGTGATCGAACTCCCGGTCGCGCGCGATGCGCGCCGCCAGATCGCGCGCCGGCGCGTGCAGCCGACCCGTGCGCGGATCGGCGCACGCTGA
- a CDS encoding ATPase, whose amino-acid sequence MNTNHTEPRRDAQVARLPDPLPSREVHTKLGAQLPAAPRSLEETGLSMTFVAGLVLKSTLMLGRPSYGDLVERHCLSLAVLDDVFAFLVREHLVELTHRGATDLDVTFRLTDAGRVLALEERARSGYSGPAPVTLDAYIECLNAHSVRKLRISQNEVWAAFEGIVIDTSLLDAAAAALNAGRPLLIYGPAGSGKTFLAERLGSLMRGRVPVPHAICAAGEVIQIYDPLVHVDAGTPSGGLSVDRRWRLCQRPVVMSGGELTLDELDLRRDEAAGFYQAPPHMKANLGMYVVDDLGRQRVEPRDLLNRWLRPLDRGVDFLTLESGNRFVMPFDVWPVFSSNLSPEQLGDDAFLRRLGSKLHVGAMSIDDYRQVYNAACASLGLVSASDAFDYLLHRLHLPTGKAFLACFPADLLRLVAAGARYRGDPPEVTHDALYDAWASYFGTVPERDGSHPPPVERGGRTYITG is encoded by the coding sequence ATGAACACGAATCACACCGAACCGAGACGCGACGCACAGGTGGCACGCCTGCCTGATCCGTTGCCGTCGCGGGAAGTGCATACGAAGCTGGGCGCGCAGTTGCCGGCGGCGCCGCGCTCGCTCGAGGAAACCGGGTTGAGCATGACGTTCGTTGCCGGCCTCGTGCTGAAGTCGACACTGATGCTCGGCCGCCCGTCATACGGCGACCTGGTCGAACGGCACTGCCTGTCGCTCGCGGTGCTCGACGACGTCTTCGCATTCCTGGTGCGCGAGCACCTCGTCGAGCTCACCCATCGCGGCGCGACCGATCTCGACGTGACGTTCCGCCTGACCGACGCGGGCCGCGTGCTCGCGCTGGAAGAACGGGCGCGCAGCGGCTACAGCGGTCCCGCACCGGTGACGCTCGATGCCTATATCGAATGCCTGAACGCGCATTCGGTGCGCAAGCTGCGCATCAGCCAGAACGAAGTGTGGGCGGCGTTCGAAGGCATCGTGATCGACACGTCGCTGCTCGATGCGGCGGCGGCCGCGCTGAACGCCGGCCGTCCGCTGCTGATCTACGGCCCGGCCGGCAGCGGCAAGACCTTCCTCGCCGAGCGGCTCGGCTCGCTGATGCGCGGCCGCGTGCCGGTGCCGCACGCGATCTGCGCGGCCGGCGAAGTGATCCAGATCTACGACCCGCTCGTGCACGTCGACGCGGGCACGCCGTCCGGCGGCCTGTCGGTCGATCGCCGCTGGCGCCTGTGTCAACGGCCGGTCGTGATGTCGGGCGGCGAGCTGACGCTCGACGAGCTCGACCTGCGCCGCGACGAGGCCGCCGGCTTCTACCAGGCGCCGCCGCACATGAAGGCGAACCTGGGCATGTACGTCGTCGACGATCTCGGCCGCCAGCGCGTCGAGCCGCGCGACCTGCTCAATCGCTGGCTGCGTCCGCTCGATCGCGGCGTCGATTTCCTGACGCTCGAATCCGGCAACCGCTTCGTGATGCCGTTCGACGTCTGGCCGGTGTTCTCGAGCAACCTGTCGCCGGAGCAGCTGGGCGACGACGCATTCCTGCGCCGCCTCGGCTCGAAGCTGCACGTCGGCGCGATGTCGATCGACGACTACCGCCAGGTGTACAACGCGGCCTGCGCATCGCTCGGACTCGTATCGGCGAGCGATGCATTCGACTACCTGCTGCATCGGCTGCACCTGCCGACCGGCAAGGCGTTTCTCGCCTGTTTCCCGGCGGACCTGCTGCGTCTCGTGGCCGCCGGCGCGCGTTACCGCGGCGATCCGCCCGAGGTGACGCACGACGCGCTGTACGACGCATGGGCGAGCTATTTCGGCACGGTGCCTGAACGGGACGGCAGCCATCCGCCGCCCGTCGAGCGCGGCGGGCGCACCTACATCACCGGTTGA
- a CDS encoding glycosyltransferase family 87 protein: MKAPSFARHAHAATDVHPELPIAGPRRYPHWLNRERVRLYAAAVLMAELLFIGIYSLRVVLSHHGAPEPLSPDFSPIWSAAWLAAHGHAADAWHFPALLAVQKLAIPALNLAEGTLPWLYPPSMLLLVLPLGWLPYTLARVLWLGLTYGLFAATIRAIVQREAAWLCALAFPGAFLTVIAGQTSLFTALLAGAGLLALNRRPAYAGICFGLLTMKPQLAVLFPLALLCAGQWRALAAWAATIACSVALSTLAFGFGPWLTFAHVIDNVYAIVGAGQAKFVRMPSVFALAMMAGWPAVVADGLQLLSAAIASIAVIYAWRGACSYALRAATLACACLLVSPYLYDYDLTGYGIVIAWYARYAWTHGWRRFDREWLLLLWLMPLTGLAVVPHLSFQFMPLVTLASLGLLVSRIARERHDVPLMPDTRDNSTETAFSHQARTHHRPAYGMRRTGRPTIGAHR, from the coding sequence ATGAAAGCGCCTTCGTTCGCCCGCCACGCGCATGCCGCCACCGACGTGCATCCGGAACTCCCGATCGCGGGCCCGCGCCGCTATCCGCACTGGCTCAATCGCGAACGCGTGCGCCTTTATGCGGCCGCCGTGCTGATGGCGGAACTGCTGTTCATCGGCATCTATTCGCTCCGCGTGGTCCTGTCGCACCACGGCGCACCGGAACCGCTGTCGCCGGATTTCTCGCCGATCTGGAGCGCGGCGTGGCTCGCCGCGCACGGGCACGCGGCCGATGCATGGCATTTCCCCGCGCTGCTCGCGGTCCAGAAGCTCGCGATTCCGGCGCTGAATCTCGCGGAAGGCACGCTGCCGTGGCTCTATCCGCCGTCCATGCTGCTGCTCGTGCTGCCGCTCGGCTGGCTGCCGTACACGCTGGCGCGCGTGCTGTGGCTCGGGCTCACGTATGGACTGTTCGCGGCAACGATCCGCGCGATCGTGCAGCGCGAGGCCGCGTGGCTGTGCGCGCTCGCGTTCCCCGGCGCGTTCCTCACGGTGATTGCCGGGCAGACCAGCCTCTTCACCGCGTTGCTCGCCGGCGCCGGCCTGCTTGCGCTGAACCGCCGCCCGGCGTACGCCGGAATCTGCTTCGGTTTGCTGACGATGAAGCCGCAGCTCGCGGTGCTGTTCCCGCTCGCGCTGCTGTGCGCGGGTCAATGGCGCGCGCTGGCCGCGTGGGCCGCGACGATCGCGTGCAGCGTCGCGCTCTCGACCCTCGCGTTCGGGTTCGGCCCGTGGCTCACGTTCGCGCATGTGATCGACAACGTCTACGCGATCGTCGGCGCCGGCCAGGCCAAGTTCGTGCGCATGCCGTCGGTGTTCGCGCTCGCGATGATGGCAGGCTGGCCCGCCGTCGTCGCGGACGGCCTCCAGCTGCTGTCGGCCGCGATCGCGTCGATCGCCGTCATCTATGCATGGCGCGGCGCCTGCTCGTACGCGCTGCGCGCCGCGACCCTCGCCTGCGCCTGCCTGCTCGTCAGCCCCTATCTGTACGACTACGACCTGACCGGGTACGGCATCGTGATCGCGTGGTACGCGCGCTATGCGTGGACGCACGGCTGGCGCCGCTTCGATCGCGAATGGCTGCTGCTGCTGTGGCTGATGCCGCTCACGGGCCTCGCGGTCGTGCCGCATCTGTCGTTCCAGTTCATGCCGCTCGTCACGCTGGCGTCGCTCGGGCTGCTCGTGAGCCGGATCGCCCGGGAACGACACGACGTGCCGTTGATGCCGGACACACGCGACAACTCGACCGAAACCGCGTTCTCGCATCAGGCCCGAACGCACCACCGCCCGGCGTACGGAATGCGCCGCACCGGCCGACCGACCATCGGCGCGCATCGGTGA
- a CDS encoding AidA/PixA family protein: MSGLRCDALVIVDAVTLLSAYPEASRDPAAPTVIDGRHLYVVSPGDAAPLGHNDSRLFTGLSPGDQLRLRETALALRAEVSVLFVRFTLKDAGIVAPIEPEVRDAATPVPDADDLLHPPCHPMKDHYWRSDVLAAGATTCTADFGVYDRDGTVSGYFRWETSIEIAGSQADTKQPGFKPSSDRNGHFTLPPNTAFKAIFYANAADRQDLKLFIDDVPEPAASFVGNSEDGVRMFTLNSKGGKIRIDASANGRPSATDARLAPLSAGDSVWLGWLGAEDGADADYNDGIVILQWPIT, translated from the coding sequence ATGTCTGGTCTTCGTTGCGATGCGCTGGTGATCGTCGACGCCGTCACGTTGCTGTCGGCCTACCCGGAGGCAAGCCGGGATCCAGCCGCGCCGACCGTGATCGACGGCCGGCATCTCTATGTGGTGAGCCCCGGCGACGCCGCGCCGCTCGGCCACAACGACAGCCGCCTCTTTACCGGCCTGTCGCCGGGCGACCAGCTGCGCCTGCGCGAAACCGCGCTGGCCTTGCGCGCCGAGGTAAGCGTGCTGTTCGTCCGGTTCACGTTGAAGGATGCGGGCATCGTCGCGCCGATCGAACCCGAAGTGCGCGACGCGGCCACGCCCGTGCCGGATGCCGACGACCTGCTGCATCCGCCGTGCCATCCGATGAAGGACCACTACTGGCGCAGCGACGTGCTGGCCGCGGGCGCCACCACGTGTACGGCCGATTTCGGCGTATACGACCGCGACGGCACCGTATCGGGCTATTTCCGCTGGGAAACGTCGATCGAGATCGCCGGGAGCCAGGCGGACACGAAGCAGCCCGGTTTCAAGCCGTCGTCGGATCGCAATGGCCACTTCACGCTGCCGCCGAATACGGCATTCAAGGCGATCTTCTACGCGAATGCCGCCGACCGGCAGGACCTGAAACTCTTCATCGACGATGTGCCGGAACCGGCCGCATCGTTCGTCGGCAACAGCGAGGACGGCGTCAGGATGTTCACGCTGAACTCGAAAGGCGGCAAGATCCGGATCGACGCGTCGGCCAACGGCAGGCCATCCGCGACCGATGCGCGCCTCGCGCCGCTGTCCGCGGGCGACTCCGTCTGGCTCGGCTGGCTGGGTGCCGAGGACGGCGCCGATGCCGACTACAACGACGGGATCGTGATCCTGCAGTGGCCGATCACGTGA
- a CDS encoding Flp family type IVb pilin, protein MQATMRVVRRWISDEQGVTSTEYALLGAMFAVAVLGSVVTLKGSLADTYEVIATAVTAAVATALAMVS, encoded by the coding sequence ATGCAAGCCACGATGCGCGTCGTACGTCGCTGGATCAGCGACGAGCAGGGTGTGACGTCGACCGAATATGCATTGCTCGGCGCGATGTTCGCCGTTGCGGTGCTGGGCAGCGTCGTCACGCTGAAAGGCTCGCTTGCCGATACGTACGAGGTGATCGCGACGGCCGTGACGGCCGCCGTGGCCACCGCGCTGGCAATGGTTTCCTGA
- a CDS encoding Flp family type IVb pilin gives MSKFIQQASRFLRDEDGVTAIEYGLIAALIAIGIIAALSTVGKDLKTVFTTIADDLDSAVAAI, from the coding sequence ATGTCCAAGTTCATTCAACAAGCCAGCCGTTTCCTCCGCGACGAAGACGGTGTGACCGCCATCGAATACGGCCTGATCGCCGCACTGATCGCCATCGGCATCATCGCCGCGCTGTCGACGGTCGGCAAGGACCTCAAGACCGTGTTCACCACGATCGCGGACGACCTCGATTCGGCGGTCGCAGCCATCTGA
- a CDS encoding ABC transporter substrate-binding protein, which translates to MKRTAFPVARVARVLAAVLIGGSVAAQAATFDLSPEQPGRQRGTVNPAVEQALPAGFRFAEANTLTIGIAPNLPPLSTYATDARTVVGFDPDLAQLVADSIGRKLKLVPLSWADWPLALQSGKVDAVISNVTVTEQRKEKFDFSTYRKDQLGFYVKNGSRIAAIREPKDVAGLRVVTDSGTNQEKILLEWNRQNVARGLAPVEIQYYADAAERWVALQSGRVDTIFSVNSMLAYQASLRGDAKLIGTVSGGWPRTADIAITTRKGSGLADPLTVAINALIANGSYRKVLGRWSLDAEAIERSQTNPPGLPRT; encoded by the coding sequence ATGAAAAGAACAGCATTCCCCGTTGCGCGCGTCGCTCGTGTGCTGGCCGCCGTCCTGATCGGCGGCAGCGTGGCCGCGCAGGCCGCGACGTTCGACCTGAGCCCAGAGCAGCCCGGCCGGCAGCGCGGCACCGTGAACCCGGCGGTCGAGCAGGCGTTGCCGGCCGGCTTCCGCTTTGCCGAGGCGAACACGCTGACGATCGGTATCGCGCCGAACCTGCCGCCGCTCAGCACCTATGCGACCGATGCGCGAACGGTGGTCGGCTTCGATCCCGATCTCGCGCAGCTCGTCGCGGACAGCATCGGCCGCAAGCTGAAGCTCGTGCCGCTTTCGTGGGCCGACTGGCCGCTCGCGCTGCAGTCCGGCAAGGTCGACGCGGTGATCTCGAACGTGACGGTGACCGAACAGCGCAAGGAGAAATTCGACTTCTCGACCTACCGGAAGGATCAGCTCGGCTTCTACGTGAAGAACGGCAGCCGGATTGCTGCGATCCGCGAGCCGAAAGATGTTGCCGGGCTGCGCGTCGTGACCGATTCGGGCACGAACCAGGAAAAGATCCTGCTCGAGTGGAACCGGCAGAACGTCGCGCGCGGCCTCGCGCCGGTCGAGATCCAGTATTACGCGGATGCGGCCGAGCGCTGGGTCGCGCTGCAGTCGGGGCGCGTCGACACGATCTTCAGCGTGAATTCGATGCTCGCGTACCAGGCGTCGCTGCGCGGCGATGCGAAGCTGATCGGCACGGTGAGCGGCGGCTGGCCGCGCACCGCGGACATCGCGATCACGACGCGCAAGGGCAGCGGCCTTGCCGATCCGCTGACGGTCGCGATCAATGCGCTGATCGCGAACGGCAGCTACCGGAAGGTGCTCGGCCGCTGGAGCCTCGACGCCGAAGCGATCGAGCGGTCGCAGACCAATCCGCCGGGGCTGCCGCGTACCTGA
- a CDS encoding A24 family peptidase, translating to MLPVAPPYPVPLCVTLLAVAAASTDIATRRIPNRLVLLGLAGALVAQCLLHGVVAGALGWLAGAATGFGMLLPFYLLRGMAAGDVKLMLAIGAWVGAEMTFYIVLATFLAGGIGAIAFALLRGRMRQMWANVRVLIARRLQGASAEAARGPVEIASVGTLPYGVAIAAGTLGMLFVSCA from the coding sequence ATGCTCCCTGTTGCGCCGCCTTATCCGGTTCCGTTGTGCGTGACGCTGCTTGCTGTCGCCGCGGCCAGCACGGACATCGCGACCCGTCGCATTCCGAACCGTCTCGTCCTGCTCGGCCTGGCCGGCGCGCTGGTTGCCCAGTGCCTGTTGCACGGTGTCGTGGCAGGTGCGCTCGGATGGCTCGCCGGCGCCGCGACCGGCTTCGGCATGCTGCTGCCGTTCTACCTGTTGCGCGGCATGGCGGCCGGCGACGTGAAGCTGATGCTCGCGATCGGCGCCTGGGTCGGCGCGGAAATGACGTTTTACATCGTGCTGGCCACCTTCCTGGCCGGCGGGATCGGCGCCATCGCCTTCGCGCTGTTGCGCGGGCGGATGCGCCAGATGTGGGCGAACGTGCGCGTGTTGATCGCGCGGCGCTTGCAAGGCGCGAGCGCCGAGGCCGCCCGCGGCCCCGTCGAAATCGCATCGGTCGGCACGCTGCCGTACGGCGTGGCGATCGCGGCCGGCACGCTGGGCATGTTGTTCGTGTCGTGCGCATAG
- a CDS encoding GtrA family protein, which produces MIALLHAERTRLVRFGVSGLGSTAIHTLVAAALFARFDATLVTANAIAFLCATAFSYLANTLWSFSSTVGTRNAVRFLAVTLAGFVETMLLARAAEALEASRAMSIVAIALLVPPTTFALHRLWTYR; this is translated from the coding sequence ATGATCGCCCTGCTCCATGCCGAGCGCACGCGGCTCGTGCGCTTCGGCGTGTCCGGGCTCGGCTCGACCGCGATCCACACGCTGGTGGCCGCGGCGCTGTTCGCGCGGTTCGACGCGACGCTGGTGACGGCGAACGCGATCGCCTTCCTCTGCGCGACGGCCTTCTCGTATCTCGCGAATACGCTGTGGAGCTTCTCGTCGACAGTGGGCACGCGCAACGCGGTGCGCTTTCTCGCGGTCACGCTGGCCGGCTTCGTCGAAACGATGCTGCTCGCGCGTGCGGCCGAAGCGCTCGAAGCTTCCCGCGCGATGAGCATCGTCGCGATCGCGCTGCTGGTTCCGCCGACCACGTTCGCGCTGCACCGGCTGTGGACCTACCGGTAA
- a CDS encoding Flp family type IVb pilin: MSRIIEKIAWLVEDQGGVTAIEYGLIAALIAIGIVAALTTVGTDLKTVFSTVADDLDSIVAAI, encoded by the coding sequence ATGTCAAGAATCATCGAGAAGATCGCCTGGCTCGTCGAGGATCAGGGCGGCGTGACGGCCATTGAATACGGCCTGATCGCCGCGCTGATCGCGATCGGTATCGTCGCCGCGTTGACGACGGTCGGTACGGATCTGAAGACCGTCTTCAGCACGGTCGCCGACGATCTGGATTCGATCGTTGCTGCGATTTGA
- a CDS encoding TauD/TfdA family dioxygenase: MTYLADARIVLTAAESSHIRTTLGALAYDPAGGAGYISAVRKLAYTAFPDRVVDAFDRAKAPTADAHGSIEIDNLPIDDDVKGSPRFEETGRSFKAGVLSENVLVALSTLAGEPYSIAHEGRELVNNLTPHKATARDYTGLGSEVELDFHIENAAQAHMPEGDTSPFALLLLGVRSEAGGGPYTRLADARRALQLLSPDDIAQLYGEHYIIRVPYRWRGAAPTPRDNTDLSAVLSGPLDAPRVTVAFYPDMVLAVNTRAQEALANLYRAVREVSFGVQVQPGKLVLINNHFTLHSRDRFDPQYDENDRAFRWVQRVFVARSLWNFRAFTPLQARVFDPKALYAGESQATRPSPVAQPVTRRAAAAELEATPA; encoded by the coding sequence ATGACCTATCTCGCAGATGCACGCATCGTTTTGACGGCAGCGGAATCGAGTCACATCCGGACGACGCTCGGCGCACTGGCCTATGATCCGGCCGGCGGTGCGGGCTACATCAGCGCGGTGCGCAAGCTTGCCTACACCGCGTTTCCCGACCGGGTCGTCGACGCGTTCGATCGCGCGAAGGCGCCGACCGCCGATGCGCACGGCTCGATCGAGATCGACAACCTGCCGATCGACGACGACGTGAAGGGCAGCCCGCGGTTCGAGGAAACCGGCCGCTCATTCAAGGCCGGCGTGTTGAGCGAGAACGTGCTGGTCGCGTTGAGCACGCTGGCCGGCGAGCCGTATTCGATTGCGCACGAAGGCCGCGAGCTCGTGAACAACCTCACGCCGCACAAGGCGACCGCGCGCGACTATACGGGCCTGGGCTCCGAGGTCGAACTCGATTTCCATATCGAGAACGCCGCGCAGGCGCACATGCCGGAAGGCGATACGTCGCCGTTCGCGTTGCTGCTGCTCGGCGTGCGCAGCGAGGCCGGCGGCGGCCCGTACACGCGGCTCGCCGATGCGCGTCGTGCGCTGCAGCTGCTGTCGCCGGACGATATCGCGCAACTCTACGGCGAGCACTACATCATCCGCGTGCCGTACCGGTGGCGCGGGGCCGCGCCGACGCCGCGCGACAACACCGACCTGAGCGCGGTGCTGTCGGGGCCGCTCGATGCGCCGCGCGTGACGGTCGCGTTCTATCCGGACATGGTGCTGGCGGTCAACACGCGCGCGCAGGAGGCGCTGGCCAACCTGTATCGCGCGGTGCGCGAGGTGTCGTTCGGCGTGCAGGTTCAACCGGGCAAGCTGGTGCTGATCAACAACCATTTCACGCTGCATTCGCGCGACCGTTTCGATCCGCAATACGACGAGAACGACCGGGCATTCCGCTGGGTGCAGCGCGTGTTCGTCGCGCGCAGCCTGTGGAACTTCCGTGCGTTCACGCCGCTGCAGGCGCGCGTGTTCGATCCGAAGGCGCTGTATGCGGGCGAGTCGCAAGCAACGCGCCCGTCGCCGGTCGCCCAGCCGGTGACGCGACGCGCGGCCGCGGCCGAACTCGAAGCGACGCCTGCCTGA
- a CDS encoding glycosyltransferase family 87 protein has protein sequence MYTANREIRGRAIRRIQWLTADRIIPYSCIMLMLFTALLILWGIVTDGFTSTTTVRPGTDFSVFWTASHLVLQGHAASVYDISSFKQAEFAHFGASLQHQPLPWLYPPTMLLFIAPLALVPFLPAYFLFLAGSLLCYAFAVSRLSGLRAHLPHPRAATLVVVAYSGVCLSALFGQNSVLTAGLAALALHLLGKRPIVAGVVIGLLAIKPQLAVVFPFVLIAARAWRTFAAAALSATLFAAAGIALTGPGALHGLSQAMSTVRDMHFMLASYWFASPTPFAALRLAGAPVAAALAAQAAVALIAIAAAVDVWRRTPDMRLRGAVLAVATLLTTPYLWHYELTWLGIAIFCLIAHGLDEGWLPGDQGILVLAWLLPVFEMFNRLTKLPQIGPVVLLAVLLVVVRRAALASRTTP, from the coding sequence ATGTACACAGCCAACCGTGAAATCCGCGGGCGTGCAATACGCCGCATCCAATGGCTGACAGCCGACCGGATCATTCCGTACAGCTGCATCATGCTGATGCTCTTCACCGCATTGCTGATCCTGTGGGGGATCGTGACCGACGGCTTCACGTCGACCACCACGGTCCGACCCGGCACCGACTTCTCGGTCTTCTGGACCGCATCGCATCTCGTGTTGCAAGGCCACGCCGCATCGGTCTACGACATTTCCTCATTCAAGCAGGCCGAGTTCGCGCACTTCGGTGCGTCTCTGCAGCACCAGCCGCTTCCCTGGCTCTATCCGCCGACGATGCTGCTGTTCATCGCGCCGCTTGCCCTTGTGCCTTTCCTGCCCGCGTATTTCCTCTTTTTGGCGGGCAGTCTTTTATGCTACGCGTTCGCAGTCTCGCGGTTGTCGGGATTGCGCGCGCATCTTCCCCACCCGCGCGCCGCCACGCTCGTCGTGGTCGCGTATTCGGGGGTGTGCCTGTCCGCGCTGTTCGGCCAGAACAGCGTCCTGACCGCCGGCCTCGCCGCGCTCGCGCTGCATCTGCTGGGCAAGCGCCCGATCGTAGCCGGCGTGGTGATCGGGTTGCTTGCGATCAAGCCGCAACTCGCCGTCGTGTTTCCGTTCGTGCTGATCGCGGCGCGGGCATGGCGCACGTTCGCGGCGGCCGCGCTGAGCGCGACGCTGTTCGCGGCGGCCGGGATTGCACTGACCGGCCCCGGCGCGCTGCACGGTTTGAGCCAGGCCATGTCGACGGTACGCGACATGCATTTCATGCTCGCGTCGTACTGGTTCGCGTCACCGACGCCGTTCGCCGCGTTGCGGCTCGCGGGTGCGCCGGTGGCCGCCGCGCTGGCCGCGCAAGCGGCGGTCGCACTGATCGCGATCGCCGCGGCCGTCGATGTGTGGCGCCGTACGCCCGACATGCGCCTGCGCGGCGCGGTGCTGGCGGTCGCCACGCTGCTGACGACGCCCTATCTGTGGCATTACGAACTGACGTGGCTCGGCATCGCGATCTTCTGCCTGATCGCGCACGGCCTCGACGAAGGCTGGCTGCCCGGCGACCAGGGCATCCTCGTGCTCGCGTGGCTGCTGCCGGTCTTCGAGATGTTCAACCGGTTGACGAAGCTGCCCCAGATCGGGCCGGTCGTGCTGCTCGCGGTGCTGCTCGTCGTCGTGCGCCGCGCGGCCCTCGCGTCACGGACCACGCCATGA